From a single Aggregatilinea lenta genomic region:
- a CDS encoding MutS-related protein: protein MNLMNPPDSAGLSLLWPPDTDATPHGERLSAGAQRDLSLGPVLEAFSAGYTRAADLQELFGTLCTDPAVIRYRQDVLDDLLEAPALATRFEAFLPKANALERYVYFPSRDQTALHEVIWRIGQLELYVECVQILHATCEAAGVGIRSAGLRRLRDTIASQHDDPQFEQLARTLPDLAAQVRGAVSVTIGVNLDDHLRPVEATLLAVNKERFHGASYSLIGALLGRAGPQGEWEGLAQLHAMPRPTAESARLGMDNPMLHPLFRDLADVLKQVTKPVAAALERYQRINVRFLDRLRIDLAFYLGAARLITRLRRSGLPVCRPELAPRDERICEVDDAYNLYLALRVIGMGEPHDVSDTVVLNGVRFDADGRILILTGPNRGGKTTYTQAVGLIQVMAQAGLYVPGRRARISPVDAVYTHFPVEENPQADAGRLGEEAQRLGVIFERATRYSLILLNESLATTSPGEGLYLARDLVRALRLLGARAVYATHLHELAADLETLNGSTPGDSAAASLVARVVENPAGQGGVRQTYRIEPGPPIGKSYAREIAARYGISFEQLRRRLHDRGLNGA, encoded by the coding sequence ATGAATCTAATGAATCCGCCGGACAGCGCGGGCCTCAGCTTGCTGTGGCCGCCGGACACGGATGCGACGCCGCATGGCGAGCGCCTGAGCGCGGGCGCGCAGCGCGATCTGAGCCTGGGACCCGTACTGGAGGCGTTCAGTGCAGGCTATACGCGTGCAGCGGATCTTCAGGAGTTGTTTGGAACACTGTGCACCGATCCTGCCGTGATCCGCTACCGGCAGGACGTGCTCGACGATCTGCTGGAGGCGCCCGCGCTGGCGACGCGGTTCGAGGCGTTTCTACCCAAGGCCAACGCGCTCGAACGCTACGTGTACTTTCCCTCGCGGGACCAGACGGCGCTGCACGAGGTGATCTGGCGCATCGGGCAGTTGGAGCTGTACGTCGAGTGTGTGCAGATTTTGCACGCGACGTGCGAAGCGGCGGGAGTTGGGATCCGTTCGGCGGGATTGCGGCGGCTGCGCGATACGATCGCCAGCCAGCACGACGATCCGCAGTTCGAGCAGTTGGCGCGCACGCTGCCCGATCTGGCGGCGCAGGTGCGCGGCGCGGTCAGCGTGACCATCGGCGTGAACCTGGACGATCACCTGCGTCCGGTCGAGGCGACTCTGCTGGCCGTTAACAAGGAGCGCTTTCACGGCGCGTCGTACTCGTTGATTGGCGCGCTGCTGGGGCGGGCCGGGCCGCAGGGTGAGTGGGAAGGGCTGGCGCAGTTACACGCCATGCCGCGTCCCACGGCGGAGTCGGCGCGGCTGGGCATGGACAACCCCATGCTGCACCCGCTGTTCCGCGACCTGGCGGACGTGCTCAAGCAGGTGACCAAGCCCGTCGCGGCGGCGTTGGAGCGGTACCAGCGCATCAACGTGCGCTTCCTGGACCGGCTGCGGATCGACCTGGCGTTTTATCTGGGTGCGGCGCGGCTGATCACGCGGCTGCGGCGCAGCGGCCTGCCGGTGTGCAGGCCGGAGCTGGCCCCGCGGGACGAGCGAATCTGCGAGGTGGACGACGCCTATAACCTGTACCTCGCGCTGCGGGTGATCGGGATGGGCGAGCCGCATGATGTGAGTGACACAGTCGTGCTGAACGGCGTTCGGTTCGATGCGGACGGTCGCATCCTGATCCTGACCGGGCCAAACCGAGGCGGCAAGACGACCTATACCCAGGCGGTGGGTCTGATCCAGGTGATGGCGCAGGCCGGGCTGTATGTGCCGGGTCGCCGCGCGCGGATCAGCCCGGTGGATGCGGTCTATACGCACTTCCCAGTCGAGGAAAATCCACAAGCGGATGCGGGGCGTCTGGGCGAGGAGGCGCAGCGATTGGGCGTCATTTTCGAGCGCGCCACGCGGTATAGCCTGATACTCCTCAATGAGTCGCTGGCGACAACCAGCCCCGGCGAGGGCCTCTATCTGGCGCGCGATCTCGTGCGAGCGCTGCGCCTGCTGGGCGCGCGGGCAGTCTACGCGACGCACTTGCACGAGCTGGCGGCGGACCTGGAGACCTTGAACGGCTCCACACCCGGCGACAGCGCGGCGGCCAGCCTGGTGGCGCGCGTGGTGGAGAACCCGGCAGGGCAGGGCGGCGTGCGGCAGACGTACCGCATCGAGCCGGGACCACCCATCGGCAAAAGCTATGCGCGCGAGATCGCCGCGCGCTACGGAATCAGTTTCGAGCAGCTTCGCCGCAGGCTGCATGATCGTGGTCTAAATGGAGCGTAA